A window of Triplophysa dalaica isolate WHDGS20190420 chromosome 7, ASM1584641v1, whole genome shotgun sequence contains these coding sequences:
- the eci1 gene encoding enoyl-CoA delta isomerase 1, mitochondrial, with translation MSSVLRHSAKFTTSGFFSLLSGNCSHGRTSALPYLLSKNRYSSSPKIKVDLDSNNGVAVMQFQSPPVNSLSLDFLTEFAISLEKLELDRSCKGVIITSAQPKVFSAGLDILEMFQKSPEHCAEFWKAVQEMWLKLYGSNKVTIAAINGSSPAGGCLLAMCCDYRIMADNPRYSIGLNETQLGIVAPFWFKDTMANTVGHRETEKGLQLGLLYSAPEALKIGLVDQLVPEDQVLSTATETMTKWLAIPDHARQITKSMMRKPTIDKLLANKEPDIKQFVNFITKDSIQKSIGMYLEMLKRRKS, from the exons ATGTCATCTGTATTAAGACACTCTGCGAAATTCACAACCTCTG gttTTTTCTCACTGCTGTCTGGAAACTGCAGTCATGGAAGGACCTCCGCTTTGCCATACTTGTTATCTAAGAACAGATATTCATCCTCTCCAAAAATTAAAGTTGATCTGGACAGCAATAACG GTGTTGCTGTAATGCAGTTTCAGAGCCCTCCGGTCAACAGCCTCAGTCTTGACTTTTTGACTGAGTTTGCCATCAGTTTAGAAAAACTTGAGCTGGACAGAAGCTGCAAAGGAGTGATCATAACTTCT GCCCAGCCAAAGGTTTTCTCTGCTGGCCTagatattttggaaatgtttcaaaagAGCCCTGAACACTGTGCAGAATTCTGGAAGGCGGTGCAGGAAATGTGGTTGAAGCTTTATGGATCCAACAAGGTCACCATCGCCGCCATTAAT GGATCCAGTCCTGCAGGTGGCTGTCTGTTGGCTATGTGTTGTGACTACAGGATCATGGCTGATAACCCTCGATATAGCATCGGCCTCAACGAAACACAGCTAGGGATAGTAGCACCCTTTTg GTTTAAAGACACCATGGCAAACACAGTGGGccacagagaaacagagaagGGTCTTCAGCTTGGTTTGCTGTACAGTGCTCCTGAAGCCCTAAAGATTGGTCTGGTGGATCAGCTTGTTCCTGAGGACCAGGTTCTCAGCACAGCCACTGAGACCATGACAAAATGGTTGGCAATCCCAG ATCACGCTCGCCAGATAACCAAGTCCATGATGAGAAAACCCACAATAGACAAACTTCTAGCAAACAAAGAACCCGACATCAAACAATTTGTCAATTTTATAACCAAAGACTCCATCCAGAAATCTATTGGGATGTACTTGGAGATGTTAAAGAGGAGAAAGTCATAA
- the dnase1 gene encoding deoxyribonuclease-1 yields MRVIGIIGLIVISVHTGSSLLIGAFNIKSFGDTKASNATLLDLITKVVHRYDIILIQEVRDNDLTAVNKLMQHVNGGSSPYEYRHVVSEPLGRNTYKERYLFIYRHPSVSVIKSFQYEDGCESCGTDTFNREPFVVMFSSTTALQNFALIPQHTSPEVAVQEIDALHDVVLETKRLWNTNNIMLLGDLNAGCSYVSNADWSKIRLRTEQVYNWLIPDSADTTIAHTNCPYDRIVVTSDMMSGVSPGSAQIFDFMQAQGLSQSWALAVSDHFPVEVKLN; encoded by the exons ATGAGGGTTATTGGTATTATTGGTTTAATCGTGATATCTGTTCATACTGGAAGCTCCTTACTGATTGGAGCATTTAACATCAAATCCTTTGGAGACACAAAAGCGTCAAATGCCACTTTGCTTGACCTCATAACCAAA GTTGTGCACCGTTATGACATTATACTTATTCAAGAGGTAAGGGACAACGATCTTACTGCAGTTAATAAGCTGATGCAACATGTGAACGG GGGTTCCTCTCCATATGAGTATCGGCATGTTGTCAGTGAGCCTCTGGGTAGAAACACTTACAAAGAGagatatctttttatttacag GCATCCATCTGTGTCTGTGATAAAAAGCTTCCAATATGAGGATGGATGTGAGTCCTGTGGAACTGATACATTTAACAGAGAACCATTTGTTGTTATGTTCTCCTCTACTACAG ctCTCCAGAATTTCGCTCTTATTCCGCAGCACACATCCCCAGAAGTCGCTGTGCAGGAAATTGATGCTCTTCATGACGTGGTCCTAGAAACCAAACGACTTTGGAACACAAAC AACATCATGCTTTTGGGAGACTTAAATGCTGGCTGTAGCTATGTTTCAAATGCCGACTGGTCCAAAATACGACTCCGCACAGAGCAAGTTTACAACTGGCTTATCCCCGACAGCGCAGACACAACCATCGCACACACAAACTGCCCTTATGATAG GATTGTGGTCACCTCTGACATGATGAGTGGGGTGTCTCCTGGATCTGCACAGATATTTGATTTCATGCAAGCGCAGGGATTAAGCCAGAGTTGG GCCCTTGCGGTGAGTGATCACTTCCCAGTTGAGGTCAAGCTTAACTGA
- the nat15 gene encoding N-alpha-acetyltransferase 60, with the protein MTDVLPITALSEIKLRLLCHDDIERIKVLCGEWFPIEYPDSWYHDITSNKKFFSLAATFRGGIVGMIVAEIKSRTKVHKEDGDILASSFPVDTQVAYILSLGVVKEFRKHGIGSLLLDSLKEHISTTAQDHCKAIYLHVLTTNNTAIHFYENRDFKQHHYLPYYYSIRGVLKDGFTYVLYINGGHPPWTIFDYIHHIGSALASLSPCSIPQRIYRQAQNLLRSFLPWSGISSKSGIEYSRTM; encoded by the exons ATGACCGACGTGCTGCCCATCACCGCCCTCAGTGAAATAAAGCTCCGCCTTCTCTGCCACGATGACATAGAGAGAATAAAAGTGCTCTGTGGAGAGTGGTTCCCCATTGA GTATCCAGACTCATGGTATCATGACATCACATCGAACAAGAAGTTCTTCTCTCTGGCTGCCACTTTTAGAGGTGGAATTGTGGGGATGATTGTGGCAGAAATAAAAAGTAGAACGAAAGTTCACAAAGAG GATGGGGACATCTTGGCCTCCAGCTTTCCTGTTGACACACAAGTTGCGTACATCCTGAGTTTAGGAGTCGTGAAGGAGTTTCGCAAACATGGAATAG GCTCTCTGTTACTTGACAGTTTAAAGGAGCACATCTCCACCACGGCACAGGACCATTGTAAAGCCATCTATCTGCATGTGCTCACCACCAATAACACTGCCATTCACTTCTATGAGAACAGAGACTTTAAACAGCACCACTATTTACCGTATTATTACTCTATACGAGGAGTGTTGAAAGATGGCTTCACTTACGTCCTCTACATCAATGGCGGACATCCACCATGGACTATCTT CGATTATATTCATCATATAGGTTCTGCCCTGGCCAGTCTGAGCCCATGCTCCATTCCTCAGAGAATTTATCGGCAAGCACAGAATCTCCTTCGCAGCTTTCTTCCGTGGTCGGGCATCTCTTCCAAGAGTGGCATTGAGTACAGCAGAACCATGTGA
- the carhsp1 gene encoding calcium-regulated heat-stable protein 1, with protein MSSEASSPVKASQSSTPPLSPVSPMSPSNLRLPDSRHRERSPSPMRSFLIPSPLPTRRNRTCSAAERAAEGPVYTGVCKGFSRSKGHGFITPSDGDKDVFVHISDIEGEYVPVEGDEVSYKICSIPPKHEKIQAVEVTITHLAPGTKHETWSGTVVQS; from the exons ATGTCGTCAGAGGCGTCATCTCCTGTGAAGGCATCTCAGTCCAGCACTCCTCCTTTGTCCCCGGTGTCTCCAATGTCCCCCAGCAATCTGCGTCTGCCCGACAGCCGCCACAGAGAGCGCTCGCCCTCCCCCATGAGGAGCTTCCTGATCCCCAGCCCCTTGCCCACCCGCCGGAATCGTACCTGCTCGGC TGCAGAACGTGCAGCTGAGGGGCCGGTTTACACTGGGGTCTGCAAGGGCTTTTCACGTTCCAAAGGACACGGCTTTATTACACCATCAGACGGAGACAAAGATGTCTTTGTGCACATATCTGA CATCGAGGGTGAATATGTACCTGTGGAAGGAGACGAAGTGAGCTATAAGATCTGCTCTATTCCACCTAAACATGAGAAGATCCAGGCTGTGGAGGTGACCATCACTCATCTAGCACCAGGCACGAAGCACGAGACTTGGTCGGGAACTGTGGTCCAATCCTGA
- the abat gene encoding 4-aminobutyrate aminotransferase, mitochondrial translates to MAFSLLTRQLTASLQQNLRLTSTGCRYVSKTATKTESEFEYDAPSMKTPVPGPRSKELSRQLGEIQNVGAIHFFCNYEESRGNYLVDADGNRMLDAYTQISSIPIGYNHPALLKVMTNPNNMSAFVNRAALGILPPDNFPEKLVESLLSITPSGMSRVQTMACGSCSNENAFKTMFILYRNKERGHNGPSEEDISTCMINKSPGCPDLSILSFMGAFHGRTLGCLATTHSKPIHKLDIPSFDWPVAPFPKLQYPLEEFVRENAQEEARCLEEAEDLIVKWRQKGKPVAGIVIEPIQAEGGDNHASPDFFSKLRNIARKHGCAFHVDEVQTGAGATGKFWAHEHWGLDDPADIVSFSKKMLTGGYFHKDELMPEKPYRIFNTWMGDPSKNLFLAEVLNVIRTENLLEEVTRSGKALLNGLYTLQAQYPHILSRARGQGTFCAVDARDDAIRDSILIKTRNKGAFLGSCGERSIRFRPALVFKEYHVHQLLNILNDVLAEHK, encoded by the exons GTTGCAGATATGTGAGCAAAACTGCCACCAAAACCGAATCAGAGTTTGAATATGATGCCCCCTCTATGAAGACACCTGTTCCAGGTCCAAGGTCCAAG GAGCTGTCAAGACAACTGGGGGAAATTCAG AATGTTGGAGCTATTCATTTTTTCTGTAACTACGAGGAGAGCAGGGGGAACTATCTGGTGGATGCGGACGGCAATCGAATGCTGGATGCGTACACACAAATCTCCTCTATCCCCATTG gttACAATCACCCCGCTCTACTGAAAGTGATGACCAATCCAAACAATATG AGTGCATTTGTCAACCGAGCAGCGCTTGGCATCCTGCCACCTGATAACTTCCCAGAAAAACTGGTTGAAAGCCTTCTGTCA ATCACGCCCAGCGGGATGTCCCGGGTGCAGACAATGGCCTGTGGATCCTGCTCCAATGAGAACGCATTCAAAACCATGTTCATCTTGTACAGA AATAAGGAGAGAGGACACAACGGCCCTTCTGAGGAGGACATTAGCACTTGCATGATCAACAAG AGCCCCGGATGCCCAGATTTAAGCATTTTGTCTTTCATGGGGGCTTTTCATGGAAGAACGTTGG GTTGCCTGGCCACGACACATTCAAAACCCATTCACAAACTGGACATACCCTCCTTTGACTGGCCAGTGGCCCCCTTTCCCAAGCTGCAGTACCCTCTGGAGGAGTTTGTAAGGGAGAATGCACAGGAAGAGGCACGATGCCTAGAGGAG GCGGAGGATCTCATTGTAAAGTGGAGGCAGAAGGGCAAACCAGTGGCTGGGATTGTGATCGAGCCCATACAGGCCGAGGGAGGAGACAACCACGCCTCACCTGATTTCTTCAGCAAACTCCGCAATATTGCACGCAAG CATGGCTGTGCTTTCCATGTGGATGAAGTCCAGACTGGTGCAGGAGCCACGGGCAAGTTCTGGGCCCATGAGCACTGGGGTCTGGATGACCCTGCTGATATTGTCTCTTTTAGCAAGAAGATGCTCACAGGAGGATATTTCCACAAGGATGAGCTAATGCCAGAAAAA CCCTACAGAATCTTCAACACATGGATGGGAGACCCCTCAAAGAATTTGTTTTTAGCGGAGGTGCTCAATGTGATCAGGACAGAGAACCTTCTGGAGGAGGTGACGCGCTCCGGGAAGGCTCTGTTGAACGGTCTTTACACACTGCAG GCCCAGTACCCTCATATCCTGAGCAGGGCCCGCGGACAGGGAACATTCTGTGCCGTAGACGCCCGGGACGATGCCATCCGCGACAGTATTTTGATCAAGACCAGGAACAAAG GTGCTTTTCTGGGCTCTTGCGGAGAAAGGTCCATCCGTTTCCGTCCTGCTCTGGTCTTCAAGGAGTATCACGTCCACCAGCTTCTGAACATACTAAATGATGTCCTAGCTGAACACAAATAA